The following proteins come from a genomic window of Pseudomonas sp. MAG733B:
- a CDS encoding LPS-assembly protein LptD, protein MALKSPAFRKKFPLLVTGSLLALQPLATSFVVAAEQYDCSVSASGAWDCAPKAPAAALPPRPVHDGSAVSATGETPAEEGSSEDTGAKTALVTESKGRGLKSRSEDYSHLDWVPREQLTAAQLAETGPYCSGSYIEPIRPGMNDKTNKSDAPTFIGAKASRYKQDEQVATLAGDVVMRQGSMQVEADEANLYQAESRGELSGNVRIRDNGALIVGDHADVQLDTGEAKVDNAEYVMHKSRIRGNALYAKRAENAIIRLKDGTYTTCEPNSNAWQLKGNNITLNPATGFGTATNVTLRVKDIPVLYTPYIYFPIDDRRQSGFLPPTIGTGSDTGFMLVTPYYFNLAPNYDATLYPRYMSKRGMLVEGEFRYLTKSSEGQFGAAYLNDEDDERKLQTDYEKTRYMYNWQHKGGLDSRVFTQVDYTKISDPYYFQDLQTDQIGVKSADYVNQQGAVTYRGDSYTARVNAQAYQLATVSNITPYDRLPQITFDGALPYRPEGLEFTYNTEIVRFDRDLENGNFTDENGNVEPRLDTNVQGLARATGDRLNLAPAVALPLNWTYGFLKPKLKYQYTQYELDLDSIGKNQIAAQSAEQDRLLGTFGSSQNRGVPIASVDSGLYFDRDTQWFGKNYRQTLEPRLFYLYVPEKDQEDIPVFDTSEYTFNYASLFRDNRFSGSDRVGDENKLSLGVTSRWIEDNGFERQRISVGQAFYFKDREVQLPGIDAKTREDAHSDVSPYALEYEYRWNRDWRTTADYNWDPDTRSPRSGSAMFHYQPEDNPNKVVNAGYRYRNDQVRYDQNTGQWQVGGGDYGVPGQPGYVKDYYKIVQHDFSVIWPVVPQWNVISRWQYDYNRNRTLEAFGGFEYDNCCWKLRLINRYWVDYEEFSQAAPENEKGDHGVFLQIVLKGLGGLTGSKVESFLDKGIQGYREREDQAF, encoded by the coding sequence ATGGCATTGAAATCCCCCGCGTTTCGTAAAAAATTTCCGTTGTTGGTAACCGGCAGTCTGCTGGCCTTGCAACCTCTAGCCACTTCCTTCGTGGTCGCCGCGGAACAGTATGACTGCTCAGTCTCTGCTTCGGGTGCCTGGGACTGTGCGCCAAAGGCACCGGCGGCTGCATTGCCTCCGCGTCCCGTCCATGACGGCAGCGCAGTTTCCGCAACCGGCGAAACACCGGCCGAGGAAGGCTCCAGCGAAGACACCGGTGCCAAGACTGCGCTGGTTACCGAGTCCAAGGGCCGCGGCTTGAAGTCGCGTAGCGAAGACTACAGTCACCTCGACTGGGTTCCCCGTGAGCAGCTCACTGCAGCGCAACTGGCCGAAACCGGACCTTATTGCTCTGGTTCCTATATCGAACCGATTCGTCCTGGCATGAATGACAAGACGAACAAAAGTGACGCGCCTACCTTTATCGGCGCCAAGGCCTCCCGCTATAAGCAGGATGAGCAAGTCGCCACCCTGGCCGGTGACGTGGTCATGCGCCAGGGCAGCATGCAGGTCGAAGCCGACGAAGCCAACCTTTACCAGGCCGAGAGCCGTGGTGAGCTGAGTGGCAACGTGCGCATTCGCGACAACGGCGCTCTGATCGTGGGCGACCACGCCGACGTGCAGCTCGATACCGGTGAAGCCAAGGTCGACAACGCCGAATACGTGATGCACAAATCCCGTATCCGCGGTAACGCGCTGTACGCCAAGCGTGCCGAGAACGCCATCATCCGCCTGAAGGATGGTACGTACACCACGTGCGAACCGAACAGCAACGCCTGGCAGCTCAAGGGCAACAATATCACCTTGAACCCGGCCACCGGTTTCGGTACCGCGACCAACGTGACATTGCGAGTCAAGGACATTCCGGTCCTGTACACGCCGTACATCTATTTCCCGATCGATGACCGTCGCCAGTCCGGTTTCCTGCCGCCGACCATCGGCACCGGCAGCGATACCGGCTTCATGCTGGTCACGCCGTACTATTTCAACCTGGCACCGAACTACGATGCCACGTTGTACCCGCGCTACATGAGCAAGCGTGGCATGTTGGTGGAAGGCGAATTCCGCTACCTGACCAAATCCAGCGAAGGTCAGTTCGGCGCCGCCTACCTCAACGACGAGGACGACGAGCGCAAGCTGCAGACTGACTACGAAAAAACCCGCTACATGTACAACTGGCAGCACAAGGGTGGTCTTGATTCGCGTGTGTTCACGCAAGTCGACTACACCAAGATCAGCGATCCTTATTACTTCCAGGATCTGCAGACTGACCAGATTGGCGTGAAAAGTGCCGACTACGTGAACCAGCAGGGCGCCGTCACTTATCGCGGCGACAGCTACACCGCTCGCGTGAATGCCCAGGCTTATCAGCTCGCGACCGTGTCGAACATCACGCCGTACGACCGTTTGCCGCAGATCACCTTTGATGGTGCGCTGCCGTATCGTCCAGAAGGCCTGGAATTCACGTACAACACTGAAATCGTGCGATTCGACCGGGACCTGGAAAACGGTAACTTCACCGATGAAAACGGTAATGTGGAACCGCGTCTCGACACCAACGTTCAAGGCTTGGCCCGTGCTACCGGTGATCGCCTGAACCTTGCTCCTGCCGTCGCCCTGCCGTTGAACTGGACGTATGGTTTCCTGAAGCCGAAACTCAAGTACCAATACACGCAGTACGAACTGGACCTGGACAGCATCGGCAAGAACCAGATTGCAGCGCAATCCGCCGAGCAGGACCGCCTCCTTGGCACCTTTGGCAGCAGCCAGAACCGTGGCGTGCCGATTGCCAGCGTCGACAGCGGCCTGTATTTCGATCGCGACACCCAATGGTTCGGCAAGAACTATCGCCAGACGCTTGAACCACGCCTGTTCTATCTCTACGTGCCAGAGAAGGACCAGGAAGACATTCCGGTATTCGACACCAGCGAATACACCTTCAACTACGCGTCGTTGTTCCGCGACAACCGTTTCTCCGGTTCCGACCGTGTCGGCGACGAAAACAAGCTGTCGCTGGGCGTAACCAGTCGCTGGATCGAAGACAACGGTTTCGAACGTCAACGCATCAGCGTCGGCCAAGCGTTTTATTTCAAGGATCGCGAAGTCCAGCTGCCGGGTATCGATGCAAAAACCCGTGAAGATGCGCATTCCGATGTTTCTCCATACGCTCTGGAATACGAATATCGCTGGAACCGCGATTGGCGCACCACCGCCGATTACAACTGGGACCCGGACACCCGCAGCCCTCGCTCGGGTAGCGCGATGTTCCACTATCAGCCTGAAGACAACCCGAACAAGGTCGTCAACGCCGGCTATCGCTATCGCAATGACCAGGTTCGTTACGACCAGAACACCGGTCAATGGCAAGTGGGTGGCGGTGACTACGGCGTCCCGGGCCAGCCTGGCTACGTGAAGGATTACTACAAGATCGTGCAGCACGACTTCTCGGTGATCTGGCCGGTCGTGCCGCAATGGAACGTCATCAGCCGCTGGCAGTACGACTACAACCGCAACCGTACCCTGGAAGCCTTCGGTGGTTTCGAGTACGACAACTGCTGCTGGAAACTTCGTTTGATCAACCGTTACTGGGTCGACTATGAAGAATTCAGTCAGGCCGCTCCGGAAAACGAAAAAGGCGACCATGGCGTCTTCCTCCAAATTGTTCTGAAGGGACTCGGGGGCCTCACCGGCTCCAAGGTAGAGAGTTTCCTCGACAAAGGCATTCAAGGTTATCGTGAACGTGAAGACCAAGCTTTCTGA
- the surA gene encoding peptidylprolyl isomerase SurA, whose translation MNVKTKLSDCLRPLLLGALFLGTAANAAVQSIDKVVAIVDNDVVMQSQLDQRVHEVQQTIAKRSSAVPPASVLEQQVLERLIVENLQLQIGERSGIRITDEELNQAVGTIAQRNNMTVDQFRAALTHDGLSYDDARDQIRREMVISRVRQRRVAERIQVSEQEVKNFLASDLGKMQLSEEFRLSNILIPTPESANSDAIQNAAKQADAVYQQLKQGADFGQLAIAKSASETALEGGDMGWRKAAQLPPPFDRLLSTMTVGDITQPMRTPGGFIILKITDKRGGQAQVRDEVHVRHILVKPSPIRDEAKTKALAESLYARIEAGEDFGELAKSFSEDPGSALNGGDLNWIDPNALVPEFREVMAKTPQGQLSKPFQTQYGWHVLEVLGRRATDSTTQAREQQAMTVLRNRKYDEELQTWLRQIRDEAYVEIKLPGADQAAQ comes from the coding sequence GTGAACGTGAAGACCAAGCTTTCTGATTGTCTGCGCCCGCTGCTGCTGGGCGCGCTGTTCCTGGGTACCGCGGCCAACGCCGCGGTGCAGTCCATCGATAAAGTGGTGGCCATCGTCGACAACGATGTGGTCATGCAGAGCCAACTGGACCAGCGCGTTCATGAAGTTCAGCAAACCATCGCCAAGCGCAGCTCTGCCGTGCCTCCGGCCAGCGTGTTGGAGCAACAGGTGCTTGAGCGCCTGATCGTCGAAAACCTGCAACTGCAGATCGGCGAACGTTCCGGCATCCGCATCACCGATGAAGAACTGAACCAGGCTGTCGGCACCATCGCCCAGCGCAACAACATGACGGTCGACCAGTTCCGTGCGGCCCTGACTCACGACGGTCTGTCCTACGACGACGCCCGTGACCAGATCCGTCGCGAAATGGTCATCAGCCGTGTACGTCAGCGCCGTGTGGCCGAACGCATCCAGGTGTCCGAGCAGGAAGTGAAGAACTTCCTCGCTTCCGACCTTGGCAAGATGCAGCTGTCCGAAGAGTTCCGCCTGTCCAACATCCTGATTCCTACGCCGGAAAGCGCCAACTCCGACGCGATTCAGAACGCAGCCAAACAGGCTGACGCGGTTTACCAGCAGCTCAAGCAAGGCGCTGACTTCGGTCAGTTGGCCATCGCCAAGTCCGCCAGCGAAACCGCACTGGAAGGCGGCGACATGGGCTGGCGTAAAGCCGCTCAACTGCCACCTCCGTTCGATCGCCTGTTGAGCACCATGACTGTTGGCGACATCACCCAGCCAATGCGCACGCCGGGGGGCTTCATCATCCTGAAGATCACCGACAAGCGTGGCGGTCAAGCGCAGGTGCGTGACGAAGTACACGTGCGTCACATCCTGGTCAAACCGAGCCCGATCCGCGACGAAGCAAAGACCAAAGCGTTGGCTGAATCGCTCTACGCTCGCATCGAAGCTGGCGAAGATTTCGGCGAGCTGGCGAAAAGCTTCTCGGAAGACCCGGGCTCCGCTCTCAACGGCGGCGACCTAAACTGGATCGACCCGAACGCACTGGTTCCGGAGTTCCGCGAAGTGATGGCCAAGACCCCACAAGGTCAGCTGTCCAAGCCATTCCAGACTCAATATGGCTGGCACGTCCTGGAAGTCCTTGGCCGCCGCGCCACCGACAGCACCACCCAGGCTCGCGAGCAACAAGCCATGACCGTACTGCGTAACCGCAAATACGACGAAGAGCTGCAAACCTGGCTGCGTCAGATCCGTGACGAAGCGTACGTAGAAATCAAACTCCCTGGCGCCGACCAGGCAGCGCAGTGA
- the pdxA gene encoding 4-hydroxythreonine-4-phosphate dehydrogenase PdxA has translation MKPRRFALTPGEPAGIGPDLCLLLASQAQPHPLIAITSRDLLLERAAQLGVVVDLLPVTPDSWPDVPAPANSLYVWDTPLNAKVVAGQLDKANAAFVLETLTRAGQGCLDGHFAGMITAPVHKGVINESGIAFSGHTEFLADLTHTAQVVMMLATRGLRVALVTTHLPLREIADAITPERLERVTRILHADLQEKFGIAQPRILVCGLNPHAGEGGHLGHEEIDIIEPTLERLRGEGMDLRGPLPADTLFTPKYLEHCDAVLAMYHDQGLPVLKYKGFGAAVNVTLGLPIIRTSVDHGTALDLAGSGKIDTGSLQVALETAYQMAETRL, from the coding sequence GTGAAACCCAGACGTTTCGCGCTGACACCCGGCGAACCGGCCGGCATAGGTCCCGACCTGTGCCTGCTGCTCGCCTCGCAAGCCCAGCCACACCCCCTGATTGCCATTACCAGCCGCGACCTGCTCCTTGAGCGGGCCGCGCAGCTGGGCGTGGTTGTCGACTTGCTGCCGGTCACACCGGACAGCTGGCCGGATGTACCCGCGCCTGCCAACAGCCTGTATGTCTGGGATACACCACTTAACGCCAAGGTCGTCGCCGGGCAACTGGACAAGGCCAACGCGGCTTTTGTCCTGGAAACCCTGACCCGTGCCGGCCAAGGGTGTCTGGATGGACATTTCGCCGGGATGATCACCGCGCCCGTGCACAAGGGCGTGATCAACGAATCCGGGATCGCCTTTTCCGGGCACACGGAGTTCCTCGCCGACCTGACCCACACCGCACAAGTGGTGATGATGCTGGCCACCCGTGGCCTGCGCGTGGCGCTGGTCACCACCCACCTGCCGCTTCGCGAGATCGCCGACGCGATCACGCCGGAGCGTCTGGAACGGGTTACGCGAATCCTGCATGCCGACCTGCAAGAAAAGTTCGGCATCGCCCAGCCACGCATTCTGGTGTGCGGGCTCAACCCCCATGCCGGTGAAGGCGGACACCTGGGCCATGAAGAAATCGATATCATCGAACCCACATTAGAGCGCCTGCGCGGCGAAGGCATGGACCTGCGCGGTCCCCTGCCCGCCGACACTCTGTTTACCCCCAAATATCTGGAGCACTGCGACGCAGTGCTGGCGATGTACCACGACCAGGGCCTGCCTGTGCTGAAATACAAAGGCTTCGGCGCTGCAGTCAACGTAACGCTGGGCCTGCCGATCATCCGCACTTCGGTCGACCACGGCACTGCCCTGGACCTGGCCGGCAGCGGCAAGATCGACACCGGCAGCCTGCAAGTCGCTCTGGAAACCGCCTACCAGATGGCCGAGACCCGTTTATGA
- the rsmA gene encoding 16S rRNA (adenine(1518)-N(6)/adenine(1519)-N(6))-dimethyltransferase RsmA, translating to MNEQYQHKARKRFGQNFLHDAGVIDRILRSIHAKAEDRLLEIGPGQGALTQGLLSSGAQLDVVELDKDLIPILNQQFAGKSNFNLHQGDALKFDFNSLNAAPGSLRVVGNLPYNISTPLIFHLLHNSHLIRDMHFMLQKEVVERLAAGPGGGDWGRLSIMVQYHCRVEHLFNVGPGAFNPPPKVDSAIVRLVPHAVLPHPAKDHKLLERVVREAFNQRRKTLRNTLKLLLSNAEIEAAGVDGSLRPEQLDLAAFVRLADKLSEQSLQKPADV from the coding sequence ATGAACGAGCAATACCAACACAAGGCGCGCAAACGCTTTGGCCAGAATTTCCTGCACGATGCCGGTGTTATTGACCGCATCCTGCGCTCCATCCATGCAAAAGCCGAAGACCGCCTGCTGGAAATCGGCCCGGGCCAGGGTGCACTTACCCAAGGCCTGCTGAGCAGTGGCGCGCAACTCGATGTGGTGGAGCTGGACAAGGACCTGATCCCGATCCTCAACCAGCAGTTTGCCGGCAAGAGCAATTTCAACCTGCATCAGGGTGATGCGCTGAAATTCGACTTCAATAGCCTGAATGCCGCCCCCGGCAGTCTGCGCGTAGTCGGCAACCTGCCGTACAACATCTCCACACCGCTGATTTTCCACCTGCTGCACAACTCCCACCTGATCCGCGACATGCACTTCATGCTGCAAAAGGAAGTGGTCGAGCGTCTGGCGGCAGGGCCTGGCGGTGGTGACTGGGGCCGGTTGTCGATCATGGTTCAGTATCACTGCCGGGTTGAGCATCTGTTCAACGTCGGTCCGGGCGCGTTCAATCCGCCACCGAAAGTCGATTCGGCTATCGTGCGCCTGGTGCCTCACGCCGTGCTGCCGCATCCTGCCAAAGATCACAAACTGCTGGAACGCGTTGTACGCGAAGCTTTCAACCAGCGTCGCAAAACCTTGCGCAACACCCTCAAGTTGCTGCTGAGCAACGCTGAAATCGAAGCCGCCGGCGTCGATGGCAGCCTGCGTCCCGAGCAACTCGACCTGGCTGCCTTCGTGCGCCTGGCTGACAAACTCAGCGAACAATCCCTACAGAAGCCAGCAGACGTCTGA
- the apaG gene encoding Co2+/Mg2+ efflux protein ApaG codes for MSDPRYQVDVSVVTRYLAEQSQPEHDRFAFAYTITVQNNGLIPAKLLSRHWVITDGDGHVEEVRGAGVVGQQPLIDVGKSHTYSSGTVMTTKVGTMQGTYQMIADDGKHFDAIIAPFRLAVPGALH; via the coding sequence ATGTCCGATCCTCGTTATCAGGTCGACGTCAGCGTCGTCACCCGCTATCTGGCAGAACAATCGCAACCCGAACACGACCGCTTTGCCTTCGCCTACACCATCACCGTGCAAAACAATGGCCTGATACCGGCCAAACTGTTGTCACGGCACTGGGTGATCACCGATGGCGACGGACATGTCGAAGAGGTTCGCGGTGCGGGCGTCGTTGGCCAGCAGCCGTTGATCGACGTGGGCAAGAGCCACACCTACAGCAGCGGCACGGTCATGACCACCAAGGTCGGCACCATGCAAGGCACTTATCAGATGATTGCCGACGACGGTAAGCATTTCGACGCCATCATCGCGCCATTTCGTCTGGCGGTGCCCGGAGCCTTGCACTGA
- a CDS encoding symmetrical bis(5'-nucleosyl)-tetraphosphatase, with protein MATYAVGDLQGCLEALQCLLKQVAFDPAKDRLWLVGDLVNRGPQSLDTLRYLYSIRESLVCVLGNHDLHLLAAGKNIERLKKADTLREIIEAPDCAELLEWLRQQKLLHYDAQRNIALVHAGIPPQWSLRKALKYADEVETALRDDNLLPPYLDGMYGNDPAKWDSELKGVTRLRVITNYFTRMRFCTAEGKLDLKSKEGLGTAPAGYKPWFQHKERKTKDVKIIFGHWAALEGNVQEPGIFALDTGCVWGGALTLMNVDTGERLSCKCDEHGNAATSPLTPQISEPSSASAPR; from the coding sequence ATGGCGACGTATGCCGTCGGCGACTTGCAGGGCTGCCTGGAAGCGCTGCAATGCCTGCTCAAGCAAGTCGCGTTCGATCCGGCAAAGGATCGTCTGTGGCTGGTCGGCGACCTGGTCAACCGTGGTCCGCAATCGCTCGACACCCTGCGCTACCTCTATAGCATCCGCGAATCGCTGGTTTGCGTACTCGGCAACCACGACCTGCACTTGCTGGCCGCCGGGAAAAACATCGAACGCCTGAAGAAAGCCGATACCCTGCGCGAGATTATCGAAGCCCCCGATTGCGCCGAACTGCTGGAGTGGCTGCGCCAGCAAAAACTCCTGCATTACGACGCACAACGGAACATTGCGTTGGTGCATGCCGGCATTCCACCGCAATGGTCGCTGCGCAAAGCCCTGAAGTACGCCGACGAAGTCGAAACCGCCCTGCGCGACGACAACCTGCTTCCGCCCTACCTCGACGGCATGTACGGCAACGACCCGGCGAAATGGGACAGTGAGCTCAAAGGCGTGACGCGCCTGCGCGTCATCACCAACTATTTCACCCGCATGCGTTTCTGTACGGCCGAAGGCAAGCTCGATCTCAAGAGCAAGGAAGGTCTGGGTACCGCACCGGCAGGCTACAAGCCCTGGTTCCAGCACAAGGAACGCAAGACCAAGGACGTGAAGATCATCTTCGGTCATTGGGCCGCGCTGGAAGGCAACGTTCAAGAGCCGGGCATTTTCGCCCTCGACACCGGTTGCGTCTGGGGCGGCGCCTTGACCCTGATGAATGTCGACACTGGCGAACGCCTGTCCTGCAAATGCGACGAACATGGCAATGCCGCCACGTCACCGCTCACCCCACAAATTTCCGAACCATCGTCAGCCAGCGCCCCGCGCTAG
- the glpE gene encoding thiosulfate sulfurtransferase GlpE, which translates to MSEFKRIPPEQAHTLREQGAVVVDVRDPATFAALHIAGSKHLDNHSLHAFIQGADLDAPTVVVCYHGNSSQGAAAYLISQGFSDVYSMDGGFELWRATYPSDTAQGTSE; encoded by the coding sequence ATGAGCGAATTCAAACGTATTCCCCCGGAACAGGCCCATACCCTGCGCGAACAAGGCGCAGTGGTGGTTGATGTTCGTGATCCCGCCACTTTCGCCGCCCTGCACATCGCCGGCTCGAAGCATCTGGACAATCATTCGCTGCACGCTTTCATCCAGGGTGCCGACCTTGATGCACCGACTGTCGTGGTCTGCTACCACGGCAATTCCAGCCAGGGCGCTGCCGCCTACCTGATCAGCCAGGGCTTCTCCGACGTCTACAGCATGGATGGCGGTTTTGAGCTGTGGCGTGCGACGTATCCTTCAGATACGGCGCAAGGCACCTCTGAATAA
- a CDS encoding PrkA family serine protein kinase, whose translation MSIFSHFQQRFESTRQEELSLQEYLELCKQDRSAYVSAAERLLLAIGEPELLDTSTNSRLSRIFSNKVIRRYPAFEDFHGMEECIDQIVSYFRHAAQGLEEKKQILYLLGPVGGGKSSLAEKLKQLIEKVPFYAIKGSPVFESPLGLFNATEDGAILEEDFGIPRRYLNTIMSPWATKRLAEFGGDISQFRVVKLYPSILNQIAVAKTEPGDENNQDISALVGKVDIRKLEEFPQNDADAYSYSGALCRANQGLMEFVEMFKAPIKVLHPLLTATQEGNYNSTEGLGAIPFTGILLAHSNESEWHTFRNNKNNEAFIDRIYIVKVPYCLRVSDEVKIYDKLLFNSSLAKAHCAPDTLKMLAQFTVLSRLKEPENSNIYSKMRVYDGENLKDTDPKAKSIQEYRDNAGVDEGMNGLSTRFAFKILSKVFNFDPHEIAANPVHLLYVLEQQIEQEQFQAETRERYLRFLKEYLAPRYIEFIGKEIQTAYLESYSEYGQNIFDRYVLYADFWIQDQEYRDPETGEILNRVALNEELEKIEKPAGISNPKDFRNEIVNFVLRARANNNGKNPTWLSYEKLRVVIEKKMFSNTEDLLPVISFNAKASKEDQQKHNDFVTRMVERGYTDKQVRLLSEWYLRVRKSQ comes from the coding sequence ATGAGTATCTTTAGCCACTTCCAACAACGTTTCGAGTCCACACGCCAGGAAGAACTCTCGCTGCAAGAGTATCTGGAACTGTGCAAACAGGACCGTAGCGCCTACGTTTCCGCCGCCGAGCGTCTGCTCCTGGCCATCGGTGAACCGGAGCTGCTCGACACCTCGACCAACTCGAGACTGTCGCGAATCTTCTCCAACAAGGTGATCCGCCGCTATCCGGCCTTTGAAGACTTCCACGGGATGGAAGAATGCATCGACCAGATCGTTTCGTATTTCCGCCATGCCGCTCAGGGCCTGGAAGAGAAGAAACAAATCCTCTATCTGCTCGGTCCCGTCGGTGGCGGTAAATCGTCCCTGGCCGAGAAGCTCAAACAGCTGATCGAGAAAGTCCCCTTCTACGCGATCAAGGGCTCGCCGGTATTCGAATCGCCTCTGGGTCTGTTCAACGCCACTGAAGATGGCGCGATCCTCGAGGAAGACTTCGGCATTCCACGGCGCTACCTCAACACCATCATGTCGCCATGGGCCACCAAGCGCCTGGCCGAATTCGGCGGCGACATCAGCCAGTTCCGCGTGGTGAAACTGTACCCGTCGATCCTCAACCAGATCGCCGTGGCCAAAACCGAGCCGGGAGATGAAAACAACCAGGACATCTCGGCATTGGTGGGCAAGGTCGATATCCGCAAACTGGAAGAATTCCCGCAAAACGACGCCGACGCCTACAGCTACTCGGGCGCACTGTGCCGGGCCAACCAGGGCCTGATGGAATTCGTCGAAATGTTCAAGGCGCCGATCAAGGTGCTGCACCCATTGCTGACCGCCACCCAGGAAGGTAACTACAACAGTACCGAAGGCCTGGGCGCGATTCCATTCACCGGGATCCTGCTGGCCCACTCCAACGAATCGGAATGGCATACCTTCCGCAACAACAAGAACAACGAAGCGTTCATCGACCGGATCTACATCGTCAAAGTGCCGTACTGCCTGCGGGTCAGCGACGAAGTGAAGATCTACGACAAACTGCTGTTCAACAGCTCGCTGGCCAAGGCCCATTGCGCGCCCGACACCTTGAAAATGCTGGCGCAGTTCACTGTGCTGTCGCGCCTGAAGGAGCCGGAAAACTCCAACATCTATTCCAAGATGCGCGTGTATGACGGCGAGAACCTCAAGGACACCGATCCGAAGGCCAAGTCGATCCAGGAATACCGCGACAACGCCGGTGTCGACGAAGGCATGAACGGTCTGTCGACCCGCTTCGCGTTCAAGATCCTGTCGAAGGTGTTCAACTTCGATCCGCACGAAATCGCCGCCAACCCGGTGCATTTGCTCTACGTATTGGAACAACAGATCGAACAGGAACAGTTCCAGGCCGAGACCCGCGAACGCTACCTGCGTTTCCTGAAGGAGTACCTGGCACCGCGTTATATCGAATTCATCGGCAAGGAAATCCAGACTGCCTACCTCGAGTCTTACAGCGAGTACGGCCAGAACATCTTCGATCGCTACGTGCTGTACGCCGACTTCTGGATCCAGGACCAGGAATACCGCGATCCGGAAACCGGCGAGATCCTCAACCGCGTAGCCCTGAACGAGGAACTGGAAAAAATCGAAAAACCGGCCGGCATCAGCAATCCGAAAGATTTCCGCAACGAAATCGTCAACTTCGTACTGCGCGCCCGGGCCAACAACAACGGCAAGAACCCGACCTGGCTCAGCTACGAAAAACTGCGGGTGGTCATCGAGAAGAAAATGTTCTCCAACACCGAGGACCTGCTGCCGGTCATCAGCTTCAATGCCAAGGCCAGCAAAGAAGACCAGCAGAAACACAACGACTTCGTCACACGGATGGTCGAGCGGGGCTACACCGACAAACAGGTACGACTGCTGTCCGAGTGGTATCTGCGGGTCAGAAAATCACAGTGA
- a CDS encoding YeaH/YhbH family protein, whose amino-acid sequence MSYVIDRRLNGKNKSTVNRQRFLRRYRDHIKKAVEEAVSRRSITDMEHGEQISIPGRDIDEPVLHHGRGGKQTVVHPGNKEFTSGEHIARPPGGGGGRGPGKAGNSGEGMDEFVFQITQEEFLEFMFEDLELPNLVKRNLTGTDTFKTVRAGISNEGNPSRINIIRTLRSAHARRIALSGSSRAKLREAKEELLRLKQEEPDNFGDIQDLEAEIEKLSARIHRVPFLDTFDLKYNLLIKQPNPSSKAVMFCLMDVSGSMTQATKDIAKRFFILLYLFLKRNYDKIDVVFIRHHTSAREVDEEEFFYSRETGGTIVSSALKLMQEIMAERYPANEWNIYAAQASDGDNWNDDSPICRDILINQIMPFVQYYTYVEITPREHQALWFEYERIAEAFSDTFAQQQLVSAGDIYPVFRELFQRRLVT is encoded by the coding sequence ATGAGCTATGTGATCGACCGACGTCTCAATGGCAAGAACAAGAGCACGGTGAACCGTCAGCGGTTTCTGCGGCGTTACCGTGATCACATCAAGAAGGCTGTCGAAGAGGCGGTCAGTCGGCGCTCCATTACCGATATGGAGCACGGCGAGCAAATCAGCATTCCCGGCCGCGACATCGACGAGCCGGTGCTTCACCATGGTCGCGGCGGCAAACAGACGGTCGTGCACCCCGGCAACAAGGAATTCACCAGCGGCGAGCACATTGCCCGTCCACCGGGAGGTGGCGGTGGCAGAGGGCCTGGCAAGGCCGGTAACTCGGGCGAAGGGATGGACGAGTTCGTCTTCCAGATCACCCAGGAAGAATTCCTCGAGTTCATGTTCGAGGACCTTGAACTGCCGAACCTGGTCAAGCGCAACCTGACCGGCACCGACACCTTCAAGACCGTGCGTGCCGGGATCAGCAACGAGGGCAATCCGTCGCGGATCAACATCATCCGCACCCTGCGCTCAGCCCATGCACGACGAATCGCCCTGTCCGGCAGCAGCCGGGCAAAATTGCGCGAAGCCAAGGAAGAACTTCTGCGATTGAAGCAGGAAGAACCGGATAACTTCGGCGATATTCAGGACCTCGAAGCAGAAATCGAAAAACTCAGCGCGCGCATTCATCGCGTGCCGTTTCTCGACACCTTCGACCTCAAGTACAACCTGCTGATCAAGCAACCCAACCCCAGTTCGAAAGCGGTGATGTTCTGCCTGATGGACGTGTCCGGCTCAATGACCCAGGCGACAAAGGATATCGCCAAGCGCTTCTTTATCCTGCTGTACCTGTTTCTCAAGCGTAACTACGACAAGATCGACGTTGTGTTCATCCGTCACCACACCAGCGCCCGCGAAGTGGATGAGGAGGAGTTTTTCTACTCCCGTGAAACCGGCGGCACCATCGTCTCCAGCGCCCTGAAGCTGATGCAAGAGATCATGGCCGAGCGCTACCCGGCCAACGAATGGAACATCTACGCCGCCCAGGCTTCCGACGGCGACAACTGGAACGACGACTCGCCCATCTGCCGCGACATCCTGATCAACCAGATCATGCCGTTCGTGCAGTACTACACTTACGTTGAGATAACCCCACGCGAACATCAGGCCCTGTGGTTCGAGTACGAACGCATCGCCGAAGCCTTTTCTGACACTTTTGCCCAGCAACAACTGGTCTCGGCCGGGGATATCTATCCGGTCTTCCGTGAACTCTTCCAGCGCAGGTTAGTGACATGA